The proteins below come from a single Tissierella sp. MB52-C2 genomic window:
- a CDS encoding Rpn family recombination-promoting nuclease/putative transposase — protein MIFRSNVSLKLINNKDTYIRFLLKHKSYKDKLAVFQFNKYIFVAFVGLRTIRLFITMKKIKYLFFY, from the coding sequence GTGATTTTTAGAAGTAATGTAAGTTTGAAGCTAATAAATAATAAAGATACTTATATAAGGTTTTTATTGAAACATAAATCTTACAAGGATAAACTAGCAGTATTTCAATTTAATAAATATATTTTTGTAGCATTTGTGGGTTTACGTACAATAAGATTATTTATAACTATGAAAAAAATAAAGTATCTATTTTTTTACTAA
- the asnS gene encoding asparagine--tRNA ligase yields MKTTVREIYKETEKYLNNEVVLEGWIRTSRSSKTFGFIELNDGTFFKNIQIVFEEGLSNFKEIEKLPLSSSIMVKGVLTPTPEAKQPFEIKVSEIEIEGYSTADYPLQKKRHTFEYMRTIAHLRPRANTFNAVFRVRSILAYAIHKFFQERGFVYVHTPIITGSDAEGAGEMFRLTTLDLNNVPLTDDKKIDFSKDFFGKETNLTVSGQLEGEAFAHAYRDIYTFGPTFRAENSNTARHAAEFWMIEPEIAFADINDNMQLAEDMMKYIIKYVMENAKEEMEFFNDFVDKGLIERLENIVNSDFGRITYTDAVELLQKSGEEFQYPVEWGIDLQTEHERYISEQVFKKPVFVVDYPKEIKAFYMRLNEDGKTVAAMDLLVPGVGEIIGGSQREERLDLLEQKIIENGMDPEDYWWYLELRKFGGTKHAGYGLGFERAVMYITGMTNIRDVIPFPRTVKSAEF; encoded by the coding sequence ATGAAAACTACAGTTAGAGAAATTTACAAAGAGACGGAGAAGTATTTAAATAATGAAGTTGTACTTGAAGGCTGGATAAGGACATCAAGAAGTTCAAAGACCTTTGGGTTTATAGAATTAAACGATGGTACGTTTTTCAAAAATATTCAAATAGTATTTGAGGAAGGATTATCTAATTTTAAAGAGATAGAAAAATTGCCATTAAGTTCATCAATAATGGTTAAAGGTGTATTAACACCGACTCCAGAGGCAAAACAGCCCTTTGAAATTAAGGTAAGTGAAATAGAAATAGAAGGATATTCTACAGCAGATTATCCATTGCAAAAGAAAAGGCATACTTTTGAATACATGAGAACTATAGCTCATTTAAGACCTAGAGCAAATACTTTTAATGCTGTATTTAGAGTAAGATCTATTCTTGCTTATGCAATACACAAATTCTTCCAGGAAAGAGGATTTGTATATGTTCATACTCCAATAATTACAGGATCAGATGCTGAAGGTGCAGGAGAAATGTTTAGACTAACAACTTTAGATTTGAACAATGTACCTTTAACAGATGACAAAAAAATTGATTTTTCTAAGGACTTCTTTGGAAAAGAAACTAACCTGACAGTATCAGGGCAATTAGAGGGAGAAGCATTTGCTCATGCTTATAGAGATATTTATACTTTTGGTCCTACATTTAGAGCAGAAAACTCCAATACTGCAAGACACGCAGCAGAATTCTGGATGATAGAACCAGAGATTGCTTTTGCTGATATTAACGATAATATGCAATTAGCAGAAGATATGATGAAATATATAATTAAATATGTAATGGAAAACGCTAAAGAAGAAATGGAGTTCTTCAATGACTTTGTTGATAAAGGATTAATTGAAAGACTTGAAAATATAGTCAACTCGGACTTTGGTCGTATAACATATACTGATGCTGTTGAGCTACTTCAAAAATCAGGAGAAGAATTCCAATATCCAGTGGAATGGGGTATAGATTTACAAACTGAACATGAAAGATATATTTCAGAACAAGTATTTAAAAAACCAGTATTTGTAGTAGATTATCCAAAGGAAATAAAAGCTTTCTATATGAGATTAAATGAGGATGGAAAAACTGTAGCAGCAATGGATCTTTTAGTTCCAGGTGTTGGAGAAATCATAGGCGGATCTCAAAGGGAAGAAAGACTTGATTTACTAGAACAAAAAATAATAGAAAATGGAATGGATCCAGAAGATTACTGGTGGTATTTAGAATTAAGAAAATTTGGTGGAACTAAACATGCAGGATATGGTCTTGGATTTGAAAGAGCTGTTATGTATATAACAGGAATGACAAATATAAGAGACGTGATCCCATTCCCAAGAACAGTAAAATCAGCAGAATTTTAG
- a CDS encoding DUF5301 domain-containing protein, translated as MNRLIKEITIFSIIAMTLILIISRNNRYLKSPNPEELSSIILIDVIGEEGTQKITINQQVDINNFLDIFKNAKMTNKQSISQIPRKTKFTTVLYKFKSSGNKSFRSIYEENGDLYIDQPFVGVFKIDSNDLSILEQIIRRGNKKEISVLVNDILKSDF; from the coding sequence ATGAATAGGCTAATAAAAGAGATTACCATATTCAGTATTATTGCTATGACCTTGATTTTAATCATAAGTAGAAATAATAGATATTTAAAAAGTCCTAATCCTGAAGAATTAAGTAGTATTATATTGATTGATGTTATTGGTGAAGAGGGTACCCAAAAAATTACCATTAATCAACAAGTAGATATAAATAATTTTTTAGATATATTTAAGAATGCTAAAATGACAAATAAACAAAGTATTTCACAAATTCCTAGAAAAACAAAATTTACTACTGTCCTATACAAGTTTAAATCATCAGGTAATAAGAGTTTTAGATCAATTTATGAAGAAAATGGTGATTTGTACATAGATCAACCTTTTGTTGGAGTTTTTAAAATAGACTCAAATGATTTATCCATATTGGAACAAATTATAAGAAGAGGAAATAAGAAAGAGATTTCAGTATTAGTTAATGATATACTGAAAAGTGATTTTTAG